In the Streptomyces sp. f51 genome, one interval contains:
- a CDS encoding damage-control phosphatase ARMT1 family protein, translating into MRDPEVPAPFATGPDGVPVVVSSVRGSFPWSVLAHRHPALIHKVRDAFPYGPEQRDALDALLRNCAEGVVEPLAEPAADRGRWDAWGGREYYGRSWFDLPFLWSESYFYRKLLEAVGYFEPGPWQGIDPFRPFKLAELDTPEAAAELAALDDLALRPADEQEEALLRGSLWGNRADLGFSLAGTGGAAAAEERLVANDTELLRSLLTGGTLCVVADNAGRELVPDLLLVDHLLRHGRIGRAALHVKPYPYYVSDATAADVLDALRRLTAAKGAAGEAGNRLWAALSEGRLTLRTHPFACGPLPYADLPDDLRREFAAADVTLLKGDLNYRRLIGDRLYPATTPFAVATAGFPGAVATLRTLKSDVVVGLTASVEADLDATEGDSWRTAGTHALIQARRG; encoded by the coding sequence ATGCGCGATCCCGAGGTCCCCGCCCCCTTCGCAACCGGTCCCGACGGCGTCCCGGTGGTCGTGAGCTCGGTGCGCGGCTCCTTCCCCTGGAGCGTGCTGGCGCACCGGCACCCGGCGCTCATCCACAAGGTGCGGGACGCCTTTCCGTACGGTCCCGAGCAGCGTGACGCGCTGGACGCCCTGCTCCGGAACTGCGCCGAAGGGGTCGTGGAACCGCTCGCGGAACCCGCCGCGGACCGCGGCCGGTGGGACGCCTGGGGCGGACGGGAGTACTACGGCCGCTCCTGGTTCGACCTGCCCTTCCTGTGGTCCGAGAGCTACTTCTACCGCAAACTCCTCGAAGCCGTCGGCTACTTCGAGCCGGGTCCCTGGCAGGGCATCGACCCCTTCCGTCCCTTCAAGCTCGCCGAACTCGACACCCCCGAGGCCGCCGCCGAACTCGCCGCGCTGGACGACCTCGCGCTCCGGCCCGCCGACGAACAGGAGGAGGCGCTGCTGCGCGGATCCCTGTGGGGCAACCGCGCCGACCTCGGGTTCAGCCTGGCCGGAACCGGAGGCGCGGCGGCCGCCGAGGAGCGGCTCGTGGCCAACGACACCGAGCTGCTGCGGTCCCTGCTCACCGGCGGCACCCTCTGTGTCGTGGCGGACAACGCGGGCCGGGAACTCGTCCCCGACCTCCTCCTCGTCGACCATCTGCTCCGGCACGGCCGGATCGGGCGGGCCGCCCTGCACGTGAAGCCGTACCCGTACTACGTCTCCGACGCCACCGCGGCCGACGTGCTGGACGCGCTGCGCCGGCTGACCGCCGCCAAGGGAGCCGCGGGCGAGGCCGGGAACCGCCTCTGGGCCGCCCTGTCCGAAGGCCGGCTGACCCTGCGGACCCATCCCTTCGCCTGCGGCCCGCTGCCGTACGCCGATCTGCCGGACGACCTGCGGCGGGAGTTCGCCGCCGCCGATGTGACCCTGCTGAAGGGCGACCTGAACTACCGCCGGCTCATCGGCGACCGGCTGTACCCCGCCACGACCCCGTTCGCCGTCGCCACCGCAGGCTTTCCCGGGGCGGTGGCCACGCTGCGGACGCTCAAGTCCGATGTCGTCGTCGGGCTCACGGCCTCCGTCGAGGCGGACCTCGACGCCACCGAGGGCGACAGCTGGCGCACCGCCGGAACCCACGCGCTGATCCAGGCGAGGCGCGGATGA